Proteins from a genomic interval of Xanthomonas sp. AM6:
- the ftsX gene encoding permease-like cell division protein FtsX, with translation MSTRNAAGAAAPSRLGVWWDHHLHSIVYSLGRAMRKPWATLLTMAVMALALALPLGLSIALDNLKHFAGSVQQSRDINVFLKTGVDAAAANALAGTLRGRADVAAVALRTPEQGMAELRDSAGLGEALDALDDNPLPTLLVVTPAAADDAQLAAALSALPQADLVQHDALWRKRLDGWLRFGERLVQVLSVLLGAGAALVVGNTVRLDIQSRREEIGVLQLLGASDGFIRRPFLYLGAWYGFGAGVMALGLIAASGLALGPPLAELADSYGSHFALHGLDALHSAFVLLGTLLLGWLGAWLVTGHFLRQTRPTDT, from the coding sequence ATGAGCACCCGCAACGCCGCCGGCGCCGCCGCGCCCTCGCGCCTGGGCGTGTGGTGGGACCACCACCTGCACAGCATCGTCTACAGCCTCGGCCGGGCGATGCGCAAGCCGTGGGCGACGCTGCTGACGATGGCGGTGATGGCATTGGCGCTGGCGTTGCCGCTGGGGCTGTCGATCGCGCTGGACAACCTCAAGCACTTCGCCGGCAGCGTGCAGCAATCGCGCGACATCAACGTGTTCCTGAAGACCGGGGTCGATGCCGCCGCCGCCAATGCGCTGGCCGGGACCCTGCGCGGCCGCGCCGACGTCGCCGCGGTGGCGCTGCGCACGCCCGAGCAGGGCATGGCCGAACTGCGCGACAGCGCCGGGCTCGGCGAGGCGCTGGACGCGCTCGACGACAACCCGCTGCCGACGCTGCTGGTCGTCACCCCGGCCGCGGCCGACGACGCGCAGCTGGCGGCCGCGCTGAGCGCGCTGCCGCAGGCCGACCTGGTGCAGCACGACGCGCTGTGGCGCAAGCGCCTGGACGGCTGGCTGCGCTTCGGCGAGCGCCTGGTGCAGGTGCTGTCGGTGCTGCTCGGCGCCGGCGCGGCGCTGGTGGTCGGCAACACCGTGCGCCTGGACATCCAGTCGCGGCGCGAGGAGATCGGCGTGCTGCAGCTGCTCGGCGCCAGCGACGGTTTCATCCGCCGCCCGTTCCTGTACCTGGGCGCCTGGTACGGCTTCGGCGCAGGCGTGATGGCGCTGGGCCTGATCGCCGCCTCCGGGCTGGCGCTGGGGCCGCCGCTGGCGGAACTGGCCGACAGCTACGGCAGCCATTTCGCGCTGCACGGCCTGGATGCCCTGCACTCGGCCTTCGTGCTGCTCGGCACCTTGCTGCTGGGCTGGCTCGGCGCCTGGCTGGTGACCGGCCACTTCCTGCGCCAGACGCGTCCCACCGACACCTGA
- the ftsE gene encoding cell division ATP-binding protein FtsE, producing MSVLRFDNVSKQYAGGHEALVDVSFQVEEGEMLFVTGHSGAGKSTLLKLIHLSERPSRGAVLFGERNLLKVRGRRVPLHRREVGAVYQDHRLLMDRSIAENVALPLILRGTRRAEIGKRVRSVLERMGLGHREKALPSQLSAGEQQRVGIARAMVGEPRLLVADEPTGNLDPTLAAEIMQLFAELPARGTSVLVVSHDLALLKQMRKRVLILDHGRLVDDISPQDLAE from the coding sequence ATGAGCGTCCTGCGGTTCGACAATGTCAGCAAACAGTACGCCGGTGGCCACGAGGCGCTGGTGGACGTCAGCTTCCAGGTGGAGGAGGGCGAGATGCTGTTCGTCACCGGCCACTCCGGGGCGGGCAAGAGCACCTTGCTCAAGCTGATCCACCTCAGCGAGCGCCCCTCGCGCGGCGCGGTGCTGTTCGGCGAGCGCAACCTGCTCAAGGTGCGCGGGCGGCGCGTGCCGCTGCACCGGCGCGAGGTCGGCGCCGTGTACCAGGACCACCGCCTGCTGATGGACCGCAGCATCGCCGAGAACGTGGCGCTGCCGCTGATCCTGCGCGGCACCCGCCGCGCCGAGATCGGCAAGCGGGTGCGCTCGGTGCTGGAGCGGATGGGCCTGGGCCATCGCGAGAAGGCGCTGCCGTCGCAGCTGTCGGCCGGCGAGCAGCAGCGCGTCGGCATCGCCCGGGCGATGGTCGGCGAACCGCGCCTGCTGGTCGCCGACGAGCCGACCGGCAACCTCGACCCGACCCTGGCCGCCGAGATCATGCAACTGTTCGCCGAACTGCCGGCGCGCGGCACCAGCGTGCTGGTGGTCAGCCACGACCTGGCGCTGCTCAAGCAGATGCGCAAGCGCGTGCTGATCCTGGACCACGGCCGCCTGGTCGACGACATCTCCCCGCAGGACCTGGCCGAATGA
- a CDS encoding response regulator, which produces MSRHDLKHLISDAPRVMVVDGSKLVRKLIADVLHRELPDVEVVGCASIAEARAALAAGPVHLVTTSLALPDGDGLALARSVREAAGQAYVPVIVVSGDAQQHLVERRFTEYVTDYFDKALGHEALATFIRGYVQPQPVAGATILYVEDSRVVAEATKRMLERQELHVVHVLTAEDAFALLTAESLGRTTRRIDLVLTDVTLKGELNGRDVVQRIRIDFAYGKRRMPVLVMTGDSNPHNQSELLRAGANDLVQKPIEERLLVTKVLFQLRLAKLSDNAVTF; this is translated from the coding sequence ATGTCCCGGCACGATCTCAAGCACCTGATCAGCGACGCCCCGCGGGTGATGGTGGTCGACGGCTCCAAGCTGGTGCGCAAGCTGATCGCCGACGTGCTGCACCGCGAACTGCCGGATGTGGAAGTGGTCGGCTGCGCCAGCATCGCCGAGGCGCGCGCGGCGCTGGCGGCCGGCCCGGTGCACCTGGTCACCACCTCGCTGGCGCTGCCCGACGGCGATGGCCTGGCGCTGGCGCGCAGCGTGCGCGAGGCCGCCGGCCAGGCCTACGTGCCGGTGATCGTGGTCTCCGGTGACGCCCAGCAGCACCTGGTCGAGCGCCGCTTCACCGAATACGTCACCGACTACTTCGACAAGGCGCTGGGCCACGAGGCGCTGGCGACCTTCATCCGCGGCTACGTGCAGCCGCAGCCGGTGGCCGGCGCCACCATCCTCTACGTCGAGGACAGCCGCGTGGTGGCCGAGGCGACCAAGCGCATGCTCGAGCGCCAGGAACTGCACGTGGTGCACGTGCTGACCGCCGAGGACGCGTTCGCGCTGCTCACCGCCGAATCGCTGGGCCGCACCACCCGTCGCATCGACCTGGTGCTGACCGACGTCACCCTGAAGGGCGAACTCAACGGCCGCGACGTGGTGCAGCGCATCCGCATCGACTTCGCCTACGGCAAGCGGCGCATGCCGGTGCTGGTGATGACCGGCGACAGCAACCCGCACAACCAGTCCGAACTGCTGCGCGCCGGCGCCAACGACCTGGTGCAAAAGCCGATCGAGGAGCGCCTGCTGGTCACCAAGGTGCTGTTCCAGCTGCGCCTGGCCAAGCTCAGCGACAACGCCGTGACGTTCTGA